GTGGTGCTCGTCGGCGGCGTCGCGGCTTGGTTCATCTGGAAGAGCCTCTCGGCCGGCAAGAAGAAGTAGCCCCCGGCGCGCAGGGCCCGCCTGCCGCCGGAGTGACGAAGGGCCCCGCCGTGTCAGCGGGGCCCTTTCGCGTGACGTGCGGGTGCGCCCGCCCGCCCTACGGCGCGGTCTCCTCGCGGCTGCCCGGCGTCCCGGTCGCGGGCGTGCTGGTCGAGACGTCCTTCGGCCGCTGGCCGATCACGACCGCGATCTCGATCTCCTTGCCCGCGCGGACGATGCCGAGCGTCACGGTGTCGCCGACGTTGTGCCTGCGCACCTCGTAGATGAGGTCTTCCATGCTGCGGATCTTCGCGCCGCCGAGCGAGACCACGACGTCGCCGGCCTTGATGCCCGCCTTCTGCGCGCCGGTGCCCTTGATGACCTCGGCGACGTACGCCCCCGACCTGACGGGGAGCTTCTTGTCGGCCGCGAGCCGCTCGTCGATCGTCTGGCCGTTGATGCCGAGGAACGGGTGCCCGACGACACCACCGGTGATGAGTTGGTCGGCGACCTCGAGCGCGCGCTTGATCGGGATCGCGAACCCGATGCCGGCGTCCTTGCCGGTGTCTGAGACCAGCGCCGAGTTGATGCCGACGACCTTGCCGCTCCGGTCGATCAGCGCGCCGCCGGAGTTGCCGGGGTTGATGGCCGCATCGGTCTGGATCACGTCGACGAGCGGGTAGCCCTCGGGGGTCTCGATCTCGGTCATGGAGCGGCCGAGTGCCGAGACGACGCCCGCGGTGACGGTGTGCGACAGGCCGAAGGGCGAGCCGATGGCGACGACGAGGTCGCCGACGCGCAGTCCGGCCGAGTCGCCCTCGGCGAGCAGCGGTATCTCGACGTCGACGAG
The sequence above is drawn from the Actinomycetota bacterium genome and encodes:
- a CDS encoding PDZ domain-containing protein translates to MKVLPSSTEEAVTAAAAAALPSVVSITASGGTSQTAGHGMPKGHPDVPVAADGSGVAMRRAKDGKGTYVITNQHVVEGADKITVTTPDGEPYPAELIGADTANDIAVVLVDVEIPLLAEGDSAGLRVGDLVVAIGSPFGLSHTVTAGVVSALGRSMTEIETPEGYPLVDVIQTDAAINPGNSGGALIDRSGKVVGINSALVSDTGKDAGIGFAIPIKRALEVADQLITGGVVGHPFLGINGQTIDERLAADKKLPVRSGAYVAEVIKGTGAQKAGIKAGDVVVSLGGAKIRSMEDLIYEVRRHNVGDTVTLGIVRAGKEIEIAVVIGQRPKDVSTSTPATGTPGSREETAP